The DNA window CGCAAACTGAATGTTTTCAAGGCATCCTTATCAACAGGAAATATGGACTACGACTGGGATGAAGCAGGGCAGCCTGTCATCGCCGTGATCTATGCCATCGGCGGGATTACCAGGGGAGAAGGAACAGCGGGGAGCTCCATTGGTTCCGATTCCATGGTAAGGGCCATCCGCAACGCCCGCCGGAATCCTCTGGTGAAAGGAATCATCCTCAGGGTGAACTCGGAAGGGGGCTCATCCCTGGCATCCGACCTGATAGCCCGGGAAGTCGCTCTTTGCCGGATGGGAGAACATCCGAAACCGGTCGTTGTCTCCATGGGTGGAGCCGCCGCGTCAGGCGGGTATTATATGGCCGTACCTGCCTCACGGATTATAGCTTCTCCTGCCAGTATCACCGGATCCATCGGGGTCATTACCATCCTTCCTGAAATCTCGGGACTGATGGAAAAAATCGGCATAGCCGTGGATACGGTTAAAACCGCCGAGAATGCCGAAACCGGGAATATCCTGAAACCACTGACCAGGGATGAAGAGGAGCAGATCAGGGAATATATTGCCGCGATCTATGACCAGTTCATCACTCTGGTGAGTGAATACAGAGAATTATCTATTGAAGAAGTAGATGAATCGGCCCGGGGCCGTATCTGGACGGGAACCCAGGCCAGAGAGCGGGGACTTGTCGATATCAATGGTGGTTTAACGACGGCCTTTGGGGTTATGAAAGAGCTGATCCAGACAGAGAATGAACTCAGGTTGATCGAAATAGTCCCGGGGCGGAATCCCGGATTCCTGGAACGCATGGTGACAGAGCCCTTTCTCGGTAGAATCAAGACAGAATCGCCCCTGCCTGAAGATCTGAAAAATCTGATGATGATGTATCAATCCTTGAGTGAATATGAAGAGGGAGAAGCTCTCTATCTGATGCCTTATACAGCCGAAGAGCTGGGAGTCTCTCCCTGATGGTAATTTTATAGCTATTCTTGAGGATAGTCCCTGAGTATGCGGTCAATCAGTTCCTGGACCTTTAATCCATCCCGGTAGGAGGATTCACATTTTCTTCCGGGATTCTTGTACAGATCAAGAGCATGATTCATCATGGCCGAAAAGTAGGCGGTCCGCCCCTTCCAGCCGGAGGTACTGCAGGTCAAGGAGCGGAAGCCCGTATAATAGGGAGACTCTTCTGAGCTCCACAGCTCATACACACCGTTTCCGATTCTGATCCTTCCCCGCTCAAAACTCAAATCCAGCTCAAAAACCAGATGGTCCCGTCGTCCCGACACATCCAGAACAATGTTGATTCCCCCCCCCCGGGCCAATACAATCATCTGCCCTCCTTCCTTGTAGGGATTCCCCTCACAATGGAGGATCTCCAGATCCTGATCTGTCAGAAAGCGAAGGATATCCAGCATATGAGTACCGTCATGATAAAGGTTCTTTGAAACCTCTCTGGCTTTTCCCATATACAACCGGGCATTAATACTCAAGAGCTTTCCGAAAGCCTTATCCCTGATCAAGCCCCGGACCTCCTGGTAATCCCTTGAAAAGCGCCTCTCATGGTTGACAAGAACCACAGAGTCGGAACTCTCAATGAGAGACAGGATGGACCTGGCTTCCTCGAGGGAGTTGGAGAGCGGTTTTTCACAGACAATCATAGGAACTTTCGCGGTCAGAGCCTTCTTGAGGATTGTGACATGACTATCCGTGTCTGAGGCGATATGCAGAATATCCGGATGCACCGCATCAATCATGGCATCAAAATCAGAGAAGACTTCGCAATCCGGCAGATTCTGCTGAAAAGCCTTCCTTCTTGATTCATCCGGATCGGCTCCCGCCACAAGAGTGGTCTCCTGGTTATACTCAATGGCTCCCAGATGACTGGCAGGTTTTTCTCTTAGAGGGTCATTTTCCAGTGTCACACCGATGCGGCCTAATCCTGTGATGGCACAGCGGACATCATTCTTGCGGGTCATATATCCTCCGGGGTTGCTCTATTATCGGCACCTCAAAGCATAGTCTTCATTTTGGCATTATCAAAACCCATCCTTGACCCGCCTCGCCCCCCTATCTATACTTGATTTGATGACGTGGGAAAGAACATTTGTACTGATTAAACCAGATGGTGTAAAACGGGGACTCATAGGACAGGTCTTTCATCGTTATGAAAGAGCAGGCCTGGTGATTGTAGGGTCTAAACTAGTCTCACCCAGTCGCAAGAAAGCGGAAAAGCACTATGAAGAACATAGGGGTAAAAGCTTCTTTGCCCCCCTTGTAGACCTCCTCCTCTCGGGTCCTTCTATGGCCATTGCCCTGGAAGGGGCACACGCCATAGAAGTTGTCCGGAAACTCAACGGAGATACCGAACCAAGAACGGCGGCTCCGGGCACGATCCGCGGAGATTTTGCCCACATGGGTTATACAAGGAGCCCCGAACTCAAGGGTGTGATCAACAACATCGTTCATGCCTCGGATTCTCCAGAGAGCGCCCTTCGGGAGTTATCTCTCTGGTTTGACAATGATTTCGCAGATCCCTATACCACCAACCTGGATGGCATGATTTAGTATCTCTTACTTGACACAAAGATCAACAAACTCAAATTTTGTCACATCAAAGAGACCTTCATCGGTGAGTTTCAGCTCAGGAATAACAGGGAGAGCCATAAACGCCAGGGTCATGAAAGGATCCACATCCTTGTTGACTCCCAGAGTGTGGACGGCGGTATTCAGAAGTTCCTTCAAAGAGGCGCTGACCTCTTCTGCCGGCAAGTCCGACATGAGCCCTCCGATAGGCAGGGGTAAAAGCCCAGCTAGTTTCCCGCCGGCGGCCACGGCGAGACCTCCGCCCGAGGCAGCCAGAGCATTCACAGCCAGGGCCATATCATCATCATTGTCACCGAGAACAATCAGGTTATGAGAATCATGGCCGATGGATGATGCCACGGCGCCCCCCCTCAATCGGTAGTTTTCAACCAGTCCCAGACCGATAGTTCCTTTACCGCCATGCCGTTCAATGACGGCTATCTTCAGAATATCCAGGTCGGGATGGATTTGAAACAAATTTCCCTCATCTCTCTCGACTTTCCGGATCGCATGCTCGGTGACCAGAGAATGAGGCAAGATGCGGATCACCCGGACCACATCGGTTTCCAGGAACAGTCTGAAGTCTTCCGACTTAATCGTGCGGACCTTTACCGTATTCAACACAGCTTCTGTCAGTCGGGAGGACTGAGAAAAAAGAGGCTTCTCATTTTCTGCAACGAGAACACCCTTCTTATAAACCTGCCTGACATGGATGGATTTTAAATCCTCCAGAATAACAATATCCGCATCATACCCAGGAGCCAGGGCGCCCTTACCCTTCAGATTGTAGCATTCAGACGGATTGAGAGTCGCCATCTGTATGGCCCAGACAGGGTCCATCCCCAGGTCTATTGCCTCCCTGATGTTATAGTTGATATGTCCGTCTTTCAGGATGTCCTCGGGCTGTTTGTCATCCGTACAAAAAGCACAGCGTCTAAGGTTGTATGACTTGACACCATTGATCAGATTTTTCAGATTCCGGGCGGCTGAACCCTCCCGGATCAGCACATACATCCCCCTCCTGAGGCGGGAACGCATCTCTTCGGGGGTAGAACACTCATGGTCTGTTCCCACACCGGCACCGATATAGGCATTCAGCTCCTTCCGGTCCACCATGGGAGCATGACCGTCGATGAGCATGCCTCTATCCAGGGCCATCTGCATCTTCTCCAGAACAGCAGGATCACCGGCGATCAGAGAGGGATAATCCATCATTTCACCCAATCCCAGGACACGGGGTTCACCAGCCAGTTGTGCCAGATCCGAGGCGGATAATTTGGCCCCCGCATTTTCAAAGAGAGTGGCGGGCACACAGGAAGGGAGCATAAAAAAACATTCCAGAGGCAGACCCTCTGAAGCATTCAGCATATAACGGATACCTTCCAATCCTGCAACATTGGCTATTTCATGAGGATCTGCCACTACCGTTGTTGTCCCCCGGGGGACGACCAGGGAAGCAAAGTGCTCTGGAGTGGTCAGGGATGACTCGATATGCACATGAGCATCAATGAATCCGGGAGAAATATAGGATCCCTTTAAATCAATTTCAATCTCTCCCTCATAGGCTCCGTACCCCAGTATCTTTCCATCCTTGATCGCCAGGGTATTTTCCAGAATTTCTCCGGTAAATACATTTATAATTTTGCCGTTTCTAAAGACCATATCGGCTTTTTTTCTACCCGCAGCGGCGTCTATAAAACTTTTTAAATCCATTGATTTCCACTCCTTGACCAAGCCTGCTACCGGCTTCATCCCTTCCATATGAGAGGGATGAAGCCGGTAGCAGGCCGATGATTCTTATTATAATACAGTGAAAATGATAATTTGTTAAAAAATTATATTATTTGATTGCTTGATCAGTCAGGACCATTCTATAATTATGAAAACTATTTAATCCGTCCCATAGCAAGGGACCCAAATCAAAGGAGTTTTCATGGAAAAATTTTTCAAGCTGAAAGCCAATGGAACCACCGTTAAAACAGAAGTACTGGCAGGAATGACAACCTTCCTGACCATGGCTTATATTTTAATAGTGAACCCACTGATTTTATCAGACGCAGGTATGGATTTTGGTGCTGTATTTACAGCCACGGCTCTGTCCGCTGGTATTGCTACACTGGTTATGGCTTTAATTGCCAAACTCCCCTTTGCCCTCGCACCTGGTATGGGTCTTAATGCTTTTTTTGCATATGCCGTTTGTCTGGGAATGGGATACTCCTGGCAGTTTGCCCTGACGGCAGTATTTCTGGAAGGTATTATTTTCATCGTACTCACCTTTCTCAATGTACGGGAAGCCAACATCGACTGTATACCAACTAATATTAAGAAAGCAATTTCTGTAGGTATCGGTCTGTTTATAGCTTTTATCGGCTTGCAGAATGCTAAAATGATTGTTAACAATGATGCTACACTCGTTGGATTGGGATCTATTTCCAGCCCTGAATTTACTCTGGCGATTATTGGCCTGGTAGTAACAGCAATCCTTCTGGCATTTAAAGTCAAAGGTGCCCTGCTTATCGGAATAATTGCCGGTACTATTGCAGGTTTCCCCCTGGGACTGACTTCAGCACCCGCTGGAAGCTGGGCTCCCCCTTCACTGGCACCTATTTTTTTCAAATTTGACTTTTCTCAGGTATTAACACTAGATATGTTCATCATTCTGTTTACATTTCTTATGGTAGATATGTTTGATACTGTGGGAACCTTGATCGGAGTGTCTACTAAAGCTGGTCTTTTAACTGAGGATGGCAAGATTCCAAGAGTAAAACA is part of the Oceanispirochaeta sp. genome and encodes:
- a CDS encoding Gfo/Idh/MocA family oxidoreductase → MTRKNDVRCAITGLGRIGVTLENDPLREKPASHLGAIEYNQETTLVAGADPDESRRKAFQQNLPDCEVFSDFDAMIDAVHPDILHIASDTDSHVTILKKALTAKVPMIVCEKPLSNSLEEARSILSLIESSDSVVLVNHERRFSRDYQEVRGLIRDKAFGKLLSINARLYMGKAREVSKNLYHDGTHMLDILRFLTDQDLEILHCEGNPYKEGGQMIVLARGGGINIVLDVSGRRDHLVFELDLSFERGRIRIGNGVYELWSSEESPYYTGFRSLTCSTSGWKGRTAYFSAMMNHALDLYKNPGRKCESSYRDGLKVQELIDRILRDYPQE
- the ndk gene encoding nucleoside-diphosphate kinase, encoding MTWERTFVLIKPDGVKRGLIGQVFHRYERAGLVIVGSKLVSPSRKKAEKHYEEHRGKSFFAPLVDLLLSGPSMAIALEGAHAIEVVRKLNGDTEPRTAAPGTIRGDFAHMGYTRSPELKGVINNIVHASDSPESALRELSLWFDNDFADPYTTNLDGMI
- the ade gene encoding adenine deaminase yields the protein MDLKSFIDAAAGRKKADMVFRNGKIINVFTGEILENTLAIKDGKILGYGAYEGEIEIDLKGSYISPGFIDAHVHIESSLTTPEHFASLVVPRGTTTVVADPHEIANVAGLEGIRYMLNASEGLPLECFFMLPSCVPATLFENAGAKLSASDLAQLAGEPRVLGLGEMMDYPSLIAGDPAVLEKMQMALDRGMLIDGHAPMVDRKELNAYIGAGVGTDHECSTPEEMRSRLRRGMYVLIREGSAARNLKNLINGVKSYNLRRCAFCTDDKQPEDILKDGHINYNIREAIDLGMDPVWAIQMATLNPSECYNLKGKGALAPGYDADIVILEDLKSIHVRQVYKKGVLVAENEKPLFSQSSRLTEAVLNTVKVRTIKSEDFRLFLETDVVRVIRILPHSLVTEHAIRKVERDEGNLFQIHPDLDILKIAVIERHGGKGTIGLGLVENYRLRGGAVASSIGHDSHNLIVLGDNDDDMALAVNALAASGGGLAVAAGGKLAGLLPLPIGGLMSDLPAEEVSASLKELLNTAVHTLGVNKDVDPFMTLAFMALPVIPELKLTDEGLFDVTKFEFVDLCVK
- a CDS encoding NCS2 family permease — translated: MEKFFKLKANGTTVKTEVLAGMTTFLTMAYILIVNPLILSDAGMDFGAVFTATALSAGIATLVMALIAKLPFALAPGMGLNAFFAYAVCLGMGYSWQFALTAVFLEGIIFIVLTFLNVREANIDCIPTNIKKAISVGIGLFIAFIGLQNAKMIVNNDATLVGLGSISSPEFTLAIIGLVVTAILLAFKVKGALLIGIIAGTIAGFPLGLTSAPAGSWAPPSLAPIFFKFDFSQVLTLDMFIILFTFLMVDMFDTVGTLIGVSTKAGLLTEDGKIPRVKQALFADAIGTTVGACLGTSTVTTYVESAAGVEEGGKTGLTALVAAILFFAALFLSPLFLMIPSAATAPALILVGLFMITPVKDIELHDMTEALPAFLTMFMMPLTYSISEGIVFGIVSYVILKACTGKAKSVPVLTYIIAAIFILKFFI